The nucleotide window AAACAAACTAAATCAGATATTGAGAAATCTAAATTACGGCTAAAAGAACAAGAAAATAGTTATAACAGTTTAATTCAATCTGGAGAAATAGCTATCTTAAAAGTTAAAGAGCAACTGAAAAATGTAGAAACAGATGTAACTAGCTTAAAATCAGAAATTAAGCAAACAAAATCTCAAATCCAATCTTTAGAGTTTCAGTTATCTCAACGAGTGATAAAATCCCCAGTAGAAGGAACAATTTTTGACTTAGCTGTTGAGCGAGAAAAATCAGTTTTACAATCGGGTAACAAAATTATTGAAATTGCTCCTCAAGGAACAAAGCTAGTTCTTCGGGCAGAAATGGCTACTCAAGAAAGTGGTTTTTTAGAAAAAGGAATGTTAGTGAAAATGAAATTTGATGCTTATCCTTTTCAGGATTATGGTATAATAGAAGGGAAGTTATCTCAAGTTTCACCTACTACAAAAAAAATCGAAACTTCAGACGGGGAAACATCAGCATATGAGTTAGAAATAGAACTCGATCAAACCTGTATTCCTTCTTCAAAAGAATGTATTCCTTTACGTCCTGGTGATACAGCAACAGCAGAAGTTGTTGTTCGTCAGCGCCGCCTAATTGATTTTATTCTCGATCCTTTCAAAAAATTGAATTCGGGAGGATTAGAACTGTAAATTAAATGAGACAAAAATCATACTTTACTTAAAAATTTATTCAAGTTCAACTAACTTAAGGAGTCTATCATGGTACAAACTGTTAAAATTACCGAAGAAGAAATTCTCAAGCAAGTTAAACTTTCTTCAATGATGACTGATGTGGTTAAGGATATAGTTAATCGAAAAATTATTGAAGATGAAACTCAAAAATTAGGAATAACAGTAGATGAAAAAGAACTACAACAAGCAGCCGATAAACTTCGGTTAATGTATCAACTCTATAAAGCTGAGGATACCTGGAAATGGTTAAAAGAAAATCATCTGACTGTAGATGACTTTGAAGAAATTGTTTTTAATAAAGCGTTATCCAGTAAGCTAGCGGTTCATCTGTTTAACGATAAAATAGAACCTTATTATTATGAACATCAGTTAGATTACACTGGAGTAATCATGTATGAGGTGATTTTAAATGATGAAGAATTAGCCCTAGAATTATTTTATGCCCTTCAAGAAGGAGAAATAACTTTTTCTGAAATCGCCCATCAATATATTGAAGATACAGAATTACGCCGTAAGGGAGGATATCGAGGGTTAGTCTATCGCAAAGATTTAAAACCGGAAATTTCTGCGACTGTTTTTGCTGCTAAACCTCCACAAGTTATTAAACCTATTGTTACTTCAAAAGGAGTGCATTTAATTTTAGTGGAAGAAATTATACAGCGTCAATTAGATAATCCATTACGGCATATTATTGCTAATTCTTTATTTAATGAATGGCTTGAAAAACACACTCAACAAGTAGAAATTATTTAAGAGAAGCATGATCAATGGATAATTGATAATGAAAGCAATCTGTAGGTTGGGTTGAGGCACGTTCTGCTCCCGCAGGGACGAAGTCTAACCCAACACAAATTAATCTATTAATTATGGGGTTAAGGTGGGCAATGCCCACCCTACTCATATTTTATTTACTGATAAGGGGAAAAAGATGTGTTTGTGTAGGGGCATAAAGCATACGCCCTAATATTATTTTTACGGAGGTTAGGTAAGAAATTGAGACATTTTTAACCATTATACCAATTTTCATAATTAAGATTGGGAATATTTTGAAAATGCTTGATATTAGCTGTAATCAGAGTATAATTCCTATAAAGAGCAGTTGCACCAATAAACAAATCAATCGGGGTAATTAGCTGTCCTTTTGTTCTAAGATTAACGTAGATTTGACTAGCTATATCACTAATTTCACGATCATAAGGAATTACTTCACTTATTTGTGCAAGACGTTCAAATTGTTGTTGTTGCTGGCGTGCATCTTTGTAAAGTAAGCCACTTTTGATCTCGTAATAGGTAAAGATTGAAAATGATAGGTAACTATAGTGTTGTCGATAAATGCGTAACTGTTCAATTACTGCGGGATTACCTCGTAAAAAATAAGAGAGAATGTTAGTATCAAGTAATGCTTGATTCATAAGTCATTCATCCGCAGCGAATCGAGTTGACGATTAGCTTCTGCTTCTTGTACAATCTCTTGCATAATATTTTCTGCGTCTGCTGCAATCCCGGCAAATTCCATAAAGTCAATATCGGGATGTTTGGTTTTTAGAGATTTAACAAAATGAAGGATTTCCGGTAGCAGAGAGATAGGAGTGGTTTCAATTTCTTTTATTAGTTGTTCTTTAAGGGTCATGGTTTTTGTTGGGTTTTATGTTTATTTTAGCCTAGTCCATAATCAAACTTATGATTAGTCATGATTGAATGACTACTATGATTGGATTGTATTTTCAGAAAATTATCTAATAAATTAAACCGAGTCCATCCCCTAATCAAAACTTTGATTAGTAATGATTAAATGAAGACTATGATTGGATTGTATTTCCACAAAATTATTTAATCAATTAAACCGAGTCCATCATATAATCAAATTACTCAAAGTTTAGACTATCGCCGCATTCTTTGCAAATTCTTACGAGCCGTTTGTGTATGGGGATGATGTTCACCTAACGATTTTTCTAATATTAACAATGCTTGTAAAAAGAAGGGTTCGGCTTCTGCGTACCTGCCTTGGGAAGAGTAGAGAGAAGCTAAATTGTTGAGGGAAATTGCTACATCGGGATGATTGTCTCCTAAAAGGCGTTTTCTCAATTCTAATGCTTGTATTAAAAAAGGTTCGGCTTCTTCGTACTTGCCTTGAGAATCGTAGAGTGCTGCTAAATTGTTGAGGCAAGTTGCCACATTGGGATGGTTTTCTCCTAAAAGGCGTTTATACAGTTCTAATGCCTGTCTTAAAAGGGGTTCGGCTTCTTCGTACCTGCCTTGAGATTTGTATAGTAAAGCTAAATTGTTGAGAGAAGTTGCCACATCGAAATGGTTGTCTCCCAAAAGATGTTTTCTAAGTTTTAATGTTTTTTTATGAAGTAGTTCGGCTTCGCTGTATCTGCCTTGAGAATCGTAGAGTAAAGCTAAATTGTTGAGAGAAGTTGCTACATCGAGATGGTTGTTTCCTAAGATGTGTTTACTCAGTTCTAATGCTTGTAAAAAAAGGGGTTCGGCTTCAGTGTACCTGCCTTGAGATCTGTAGAGTAAAGCTAAAGTGCTGAGAGTATGAGCAAGAGCATCTTCTTGTTTAAATTGAGTTTGTAGCGCGATCGCCTTATTCAAATAATCTTGTGCTAATATAAATTCTCGTTCTCTATCTGGGGATTCTCCTGATTGTACCCGATCGGCGTAGAGATTACCCAGTTGACTATAAAGAGGTTCAAGATTGCTGCTATTTTCTCCCCACATAGCCAGTGCTTTGGCCAAAGAAGACTCTAATTGTTCTACATCAAAAATCGAACTAGACTTATTTCCTTCAAACTCTATACTTTGAGTAGTTAGGGGTTCAACTGTTTCTTCATACGGTTCAGGCTGAAATTGAAAAACACCATTTCGCCAGCTATAAAAATCAGGAGCTTTCTTAGCAAGTTGAACTAAAATCCGAGAAGGAATCCATAAAACAATCGGCATTTTTAGCTCTCGCAACCCTTCCCGTGTCCACTGCAAATACCCAAAAAACTTATTTAAAGACTCATCATTTTTTCTCAATCCTAATGTTTGCGTTCCCATAACCATAGCCACAGCATTTTCTCTCTTAGTATCTGTAATTTGCTGCGAAACTGCTAGACGTAGCGTCGGTTCTTCAGGGTCAAGAAAAACTCTATAAGTATTAATAGAAGGAGCTAAATCTCGTTCGTATCGAGTAATAATAGCCTCTCGTTGGCGGTCAGTATCACACACAGCAATAAAAATCTGTAACATTCCTACACCTGCCTCAATAGAAACTAATAATTTTTCGTAGATTTCCTCATTGGCTTGAGCAACAGATTCATAAGTTATATTATTCATGATATTAACCCTTCTTGTTTTAACTGCATAATTATGAGGGGATGTAAATCATACCAAGTCTCATCATTACGATATTCAATAGCAACAATATTGTGGAGTAAATCGAGAAAATTTTGCTCTTTCGGGTCATCAGGACGATAATTATTATAAGTTTGTATTAAAATATCTCGATCGGTTTTACTAAGAGTAATAGCCATACTATTCCGCAATTGATTCAGTGCTTTATCAATAATTGTATTATCAATCCGCAAACCTTCAATAGACTCCTGATTTTTTAATTTTCTTCGTAACTGCAACAGCATTAAACGGCAACATTCTTGAGCAATACGAATCAATTCTCGAATCACGCCGCCGCTATAAAGACATATTTTAATCGCTACATCTTCATCGATAAGATCATCATCAATACGTCTTCGTAGAATCTCCCGTAATTTATTCATAGTTATTTTAACCGGCTGAGAATCTGGTTTATGACTATCACCTTTAGCATACATTTTCAGCACCGGCATAACGAAAAAACGATTCCCCGCTTCATTTTTCATATAACTTGACAAAACACCATCACGAATTGTTGCAATAGGAATAGTATAAATAACAATAAATTTAGCTTCTAGAAGCACCTTAATATTATACTTAAATATCTCTTCAACCTTAGCTAAACTAACCTTATCAAGATCGTCAATAATTACAACAATTTTTTTATTACAAGCTAACATAATTTCCGTAGCAATCAGATTAATGAGATCAAGCAACTCACGGGTATTTTTTTCAAACTTAGTTTTTATTTCCTCTCTAAAAGTAGCATTAGTCTTCAACGCACCGCTAATAAAATTCAATAAATTAAAACCTGCTTTTGCCTCTGCACTTGCTCCATATTGTGTAATTTGTGTTTTTTCCTTAAACCAATCATAAAACTTTTGTTTCTTTGCTATCTCAATATCAATGTTTTCTTCATCAGCTTGGGTCATAATTTGAACAGCGATCGCAAAAAGTATATTAATATGATTTATATCCGAAATTTCTATCAAATCAGCTATAGAGAAAAATACAGTAAAGTAATCACTCTGTATTTTTTCTGCAAACTCTTTTAATAATGTAGATTTTCCACAACCGCGATGTCCGACAAAAAACAATTTATTAGTATAATCGCTACAATCAAAAACAGGTTGCTCTAATTCTTCAAGCAATTCCTCATTGTATTCTACACGAAAATTTTTAATTTCTTCTGGAGTTATTAAAGGTTGTAACTGTAAATTACGAAAAGCTTGTTGAAATTGTTCAAGACGATTAGCTGTCATAAAAAATTTTTGTCCCTACAGTGTAGAATCTTAATACATTTCCCTTAATACATCCCGACTTTAGGCCAGGGTTTCTCTAGCAATAGTATCACCCTGCTTTGTTTTGTTCAATGCTTCATCAACCTTTGGAAATTTACCTCGCAACTTGTCACAATCTTTTTACCCAGTTTTTCTATTTTAGCGATCTCTTCTGTTGTAAACTTCATATTGCTTGCTGTTAATGAATCTCCCATTGTTACTTTACTCCTAACTCCTCTATCCAAAATTGTATATTAAATGCAGTTTTATAACTCTTCTATCTATTATACTTATCTTCTGTTCCTCATGATACCAACTTCAAAACTATGCTTGTAAAACCAAGAACTAAGTAACTCTCATACAAATCTTAAGCAAAAAAATAAGGCAAACTTGAAAGTCTGCCCTGGTTTCATTGATACAAACGGGAGGTTACTTTACCACTGAATGTCGATTAAAGTCCAGGCAATTGTTACTCGACCTGCTCCTAAAATATCGTTGATATCTTGTTCACTTAAGTCATTGAGATAGCTTTCAACATCAGCAAATAAGCTAGACCCAGAAGGATTGATATCGGTGATAGAAATATTAGACATTTGAGTTCTCCTTGTGTTTTTTTTAGTTAATAGAGTTGGGGATTAAAAAGATACAAATGAGAGGGTTAAGTTTACCACTGAATGTCGATTAAAGTCCAAGCAATTGTTACTCGACCTGCTCCTAAAATATCGTTGATATCTTGTTCACTTAAGTCATTGAGATAGCTTTCAACATCAGCAAATAAGCTAGACCCAGAAGGATTGATATCGGTGATAGAAATATTAGACATTTGAGTTCTCCTTGTGTTTTTTTTTAGTTAATAGAGTTGGGGATTAAAAAGATACAAATGAGAAGGTTAAGTTTACCACTGAATGTCGATTAAAGTCCAGGCAATTGTTACTCGACCTGCTCCTAAAATATCGTTGATATCTTGTTCACTTAAGTCATTGAGGTAGCTTTCAACATCAGCAAATAAGCTAGACCCAGAAGGATTGATATCGGTGATAGAAATATTAGACATTTGAGTTCTCCTTGTGTTTTCTTGAGTTAATAGAGTTGGGGTTGAAAAGATACAAATGGGAGGTTAATTTACCATTCAACGCAAATCAAAGACCAAGCAATTGAAACTTTACCTCCACCTAAGATGTTGTTAATATCTTGTTCGCTTAAGTCATTGAGGTAGCTTTCAACATCAGCAAATAAGCTAGACCCAGAAGGATTGATATCGGTGATAGAAATATTAGACATTTGAGTTCTCCTTGTGTTTTTTTGAGTTAATAGAGTTGGGGATTAAAAAGATACAAATGAGAGGGTTAAGTTTACCATTCAACGCAAATCAAAGACCAAGCAATTGAAACTTTACCTCCACCTAAGATGTTGTTAATATCTTGTTCACTTAAGTCATTGAGGTAGCTTTCAACATCAGCAAATAAGCTAGACCCAGAAGGATTGATATCGGTGATAGAAATATTAGACATTTGAGTTCTCCTTGTGTTTTTTTGAATTTGTTTCTCTCTTATTTATTATTATGCTCTTTACTTAAAGACATGACAAGGTATTTTAGAGCTTAAAGCAGACATAAAATTAGTAATAATTGGGGAGATTTTTTGGGTTATATCACGACTAATTAAGACGGGTTATCCTTTCAGCAATCACTTTAGGCTAATTAATCTACTGATTAGTTACTCAAGTTTAACAATTATGTCCTAACTAATCTCTCAAAAAAAACCGACCTCTGAAAGAAATCGGTTTTGTGTTTCATTTAAGGATGGAAAGGAAAAGTTTAATAAATGTCCTCAGCGTTAGGATTAAGATAAGGGCGTTCTAAGTCGATTTCTAGGATATTAAATTGCTCTAGAATAGCTCTCATTCCTCCTTCTGATGAATATTCTTTTTGATACCAAGCTTTAATTAACCCATTCGCCACAAGTTGACAGCGATTCATTCCGAAACTTTCCTGAACAGCAAATTTTTGCTCTGGTTCTTCCGCTAATCCTAATCCGGGTGCAAGAGATAAAGTAAATAAAGGGACTTGCGATTTAAACTCAGATTGATGAGCTTGATAAATCTTTAGTAATACTGGTTTAATCACTCGGTAATTGTGCTTATCAAAATAGAGAACCCCTGAATCATAACGTCCATAATCTCCAGGGTTATACAGTACCTTAAAACTAAAGGGAATCGCTAATTGATTTAATTCTTGTGTTAAACTATCCATCACTTTAACCGCCCCTTCTGGAGTAAAATTAAAGTACATCCGAACAGCTTGTAAAGAACTTTGTAATCCTTCATTCCCAACCGCCACATAAAACCCATTTTGCAGTAAATTTTTAGGCATCCGGATAGATACTATATCCCCAGATTGAGCATTTTTTTGATGGGGTTGAAGATGAATATTCTTTTCGATATGTAACCTTAACCCCCCTTTTATAACAGCAAAAGTGCCATCATTTTCTTGATGAAGAATAGACCAATCCGAATCAAAATAACCCTCACCATGATTATTTTCCTGTAGACGTTCATAAAATTCTACATCTACCTCTAAAAAAGTATTATTTTCTAAATCTAAGGCAAAATTCGGTTTTTCCTGATGAATACCGAGAGCATTTCTCATCGAACCATTGTAATAAATTCCATAGAGAAAAGTTCGCAGTAAAAGACTTAAATATTTTTTTTGTAAGTCTTCTGGCATTTTCTGCAAATGCTCTAGAATTTCCTGAGTAACTTCTAAAGGTTGATAGTCAGGATGAGAAATAGAAAAATTTGGTTTTATCTCAACTTTATTGACTATTTCTTCTAAGGTATTTAGTAATTCCCTTTTCGGGTCTATAGTTGATGATAATAAGAGGGTTTCATCTAATTGAATCATAGTTAAATTATTTATACACTAAGAGGACTAAACTGAGTAAAAGTAGCACCAAACACTGTAGGTAAAGAAGTTTCTGGACGACAGAGTAAACTTTTCGCGACTTGTAGAGTGGCAATCCCAGAATTATTAAAGGTCTTTTGATATTGGAGCATGACTTGTATTTGTTGAATTAAAGCAAATCCTGTAAACTGAACGACTTGTTTTAAGAAATCAGGACGAGTTTGAAGAATATCAGGAAAGGTTTTTAAGTAAGCTAACATTAAAGTTCCGATAGAAGGCTGAAGGGTTTCTAAGGGAATCGTTGCTAGGCGTAAAGATTCTTCTATAGAGAGAGATTTACTAATCATTAAACTACTTAACCACATCTGAATATAATTGCCGATTAACATCCCTAAATCAAAAGCCGGATCTCCCCATCTTAAACGCTCCCAATCAATAAACTTGACTAAATTATCAGGTTTATTTTTCCAATTTTTATCTAAAATAATATTATTAAGTTTAAGATCATTATGAGTTAAACAACAAGCACAATAAGAATCGCCTAATTCTGCGATCGCTTTTCCTAAACTATCAAAACGTTGATAGAGCGCAAAAAATTTTAAGCCATCTTTAGGAATCATTCCGAATATTTCGGGAGGAATCCGTTCTAATTTGTTAATTAAGTGAAAAACGGGATGAAGTTGAGAGTCTGATTCTCTTTGTTGCAAAAATATTTTATAGTCTTGCTTTTGAAACGTTAAACGATGAATTTTACCTAAAGTAGTCCCAATTGATGAGGCGATCGCGGTTGAAAAAATCTTGTCTTTCAGATAAAATTGGTATAAATCTTGATAAGACCCTAAATAGTTATAGACGACAATATAATTCTCTGCATCAAAATCAATAAGTTGAGGAAGAAATTGATTTAATTCCTCTAATTCGGGAAAGTTTCGCCAAAATTCTTGAATAGATTTTTCTCCTAAAAAATCCCCCCCTATTTTTTCTTTGGGATTTAACCGTTCTTGTTTAACTAATATTTTTTTACCATCAGAAAAAGTCAATAAAACATTAAAATTTTTGGCTTGAATCACATCTAGGTTAACTAGAGATTTGGTGGACAAATCTATCAGATTTCTTTGGTTTAAATAATCTAAGGAATTTTTGACACTGAGAGTAAACATAATTTATTCTATCCAGGACTCAAATTGTAAAATGCGTTCCCAACGCATCAAAACCTAAATTGTAGAATGCGTTCCCAACGCATCAAGAACTGTAGCCAATGGTAGGATGCGTTCCCAACGCATCAAGAACTGTATCAATAAAATTCGTATTACACAATAACTTAAGAATTTTTACGCCTGATAATACCCGACTCTTTTTCTATACGATCTAAAGCTTTTTTAGCTTTAAATAAAGTTTGTAAATAAGTGAGATTATTACTCCAAGCTGAACGAGGTAAAAGAGGCTCATTGAAAGATTGCTCTGTTTTTTCCATAATTCCATCAACTCCTAAATTAAACGTTAGAAACCGCCAAAGGTAAACTCATATTTGTTTCTTCTGCCCAATCTTCTGGCCATTGAATTTTATCAGCCGTAAAATGAAGAGAATCATTGTCTGGCCAAGGCGTATTAATCGGTTCTTCAATTAACTGAAATTCTCCATTATCAAACGGGTTTCCGTCTGCTTGTCGTTTCAGGAATACCCGCTCCCGAATGCCATTTTTTTCTTGAGTTAGTGCCCGATAATGACAATAAGGATTATTTCCTCTACGATCAAAGAAAACATGAGCCGTCCAACTACAACCGCCGCGACAAAGCTCGGCGAATTCACAAGTCTTACAAAAACCCCAAAGATGCTCAGTACCTTTCGGAGTTCCTGCCCCTAAATTAAAGCGTAATTCTTCAGTTTCTTCAATAATTGTCTTCAGATTATAATCTCGAATATTGCCCCCTGTATAAGCAGTAGTTGGCAGAGAAGGACACCCTTTAATTGCACCATCGGCCTCAATTCCTAACGTAGAAAGTCCGGCTCCGCATCCTTGCCAAAATGACCAATCATCGCCTCCTCTTAATAGGCGCTCATAAGGGCCATAATAGCCAATATTATTACCGGCTTGGATCTTTACCCCTTCTCGTTTTGCCCGTTGTGCTACCCTCGCAATCATTGGATAAACATCTAATAATTCATAGGGTTGCAAGAGAATATTACTGTTATCTGCTGCCCTTCCCATCGGAACAGTTAATTGTATTTGCCAAGCTAATGCTCCCGCATTTCTAATAGTTTCATAAATCCGAGGAAATTCAGGGGCAGAAAGACGATTAATTTGAGTGTTACATCCAAAAGAAATCCCTGCTTGTTTTAGATGACTCATGGTTTTAAATGCCCATTGCCAAGAGTCTTTTTTTCCTCTGAGATAATTATGGGTTGTCTCTAATCCATCCATTGATACAGAAACCATTTTAATTCCTGCTTCTTTCATTTTTTGGGCGGTGTCTAAAGTAATCCCATAACCCCCCGTTGTCATCCCACAAAGCATCCCGGCTTGACTAATAGCTTTGGCAATTTCTAACCAGTCAGGACGTAAAAACGCTTCTCCACCAATTAACGTCACTTCTTTAATTCCCACTTCCGCTAATTGTTGAACTAAATTAAGCGCTTCTTCTGTTGATAATTCTTTATTTCTCGAATGTCCAGCACGAGAGCCACAAT belongs to Gloeothece citriformis PCC 7424 and includes:
- a CDS encoding phosphotransferase, giving the protein MFTLSVKNSLDYLNQRNLIDLSTKSLVNLDVIQAKNFNVLLTFSDGKKILVKQERLNPKEKIGGDFLGEKSIQEFWRNFPELEELNQFLPQLIDFDAENYIVVYNYLGSYQDLYQFYLKDKIFSTAIASSIGTTLGKIHRLTFQKQDYKIFLQQRESDSQLHPVFHLINKLERIPPEIFGMIPKDGLKFFALYQRFDSLGKAIAELGDSYCACCLTHNDLKLNNIILDKNWKNKPDNLVKFIDWERLRWGDPAFDLGMLIGNYIQMWLSSLMISKSLSIEESLRLATIPLETLQPSIGTLMLAYLKTFPDILQTRPDFLKQVVQFTGFALIQQIQVMLQYQKTFNNSGIATLQVAKSLLCRPETSLPTVFGATFTQFSPLSV
- a CDS encoding T3SS effector HopA1 family protein, which gives rise to MIQLDETLLLSSTIDPKRELLNTLEEIVNKVEIKPNFSISHPDYQPLEVTQEILEHLQKMPEDLQKKYLSLLLRTFLYGIYYNGSMRNALGIHQEKPNFALDLENNTFLEVDVEFYERLQENNHGEGYFDSDWSILHQENDGTFAVIKGGLRLHIEKNIHLQPHQKNAQSGDIVSIRMPKNLLQNGFYVAVGNEGLQSSLQAVRMYFNFTPEGAVKVMDSLTQELNQLAIPFSFKVLYNPGDYGRYDSGVLYFDKHNYRVIKPVLLKIYQAHQSEFKSQVPLFTLSLAPGLGLAEEPEQKFAVQESFGMNRCQLVANGLIKAWYQKEYSSEGGMRAILEQFNILEIDLERPYLNPNAEDIY
- a CDS encoding ATP-binding protein produces the protein MTANRLEQFQQAFRNLQLQPLITPEEIKNFRVEYNEELLEELEQPVFDCSDYTNKLFFVGHRGCGKSTLLKEFAEKIQSDYFTVFFSIADLIEISDINHINILFAIAVQIMTQADEENIDIEIAKKQKFYDWFKEKTQITQYGASAEAKAGFNLLNFISGALKTNATFREEIKTKFEKNTRELLDLINLIATEIMLACNKKIVVIIDDLDKVSLAKVEEIFKYNIKVLLEAKFIVIYTIPIATIRDGVLSSYMKNEAGNRFFVMPVLKMYAKGDSHKPDSQPVKITMNKLREILRRRIDDDLIDEDVAIKICLYSGGVIRELIRIAQECCRLMLLQLRRKLKNQESIEGLRIDNTIIDKALNQLRNSMAITLSKTDRDILIQTYNNYRPDDPKEQNFLDLLHNIVAIEYRNDETWYDLHPLIIMQLKQEGLIS
- a CDS encoding tetratricopeptide repeat protein, with amino-acid sequence MNNITYESVAQANEEIYEKLLVSIEAGVGMLQIFIAVCDTDRQREAIITRYERDLAPSINTYRVFLDPEEPTLRLAVSQQITDTKRENAVAMVMGTQTLGLRKNDESLNKFFGYLQWTREGLRELKMPIVLWIPSRILVQLAKKAPDFYSWRNGVFQFQPEPYEETVEPLTTQSIEFEGNKSSSIFDVEQLESSLAKALAMWGENSSNLEPLYSQLGNLYADRVQSGESPDREREFILAQDYLNKAIALQTQFKQEDALAHTLSTLALLYRSQGRYTEAEPLFLQALELSKHILGNNHLDVATSLNNLALLYDSQGRYSEAELLHKKTLKLRKHLLGDNHFDVATSLNNLALLYKSQGRYEEAEPLLRQALELYKRLLGENHPNVATCLNNLAALYDSQGKYEEAEPFLIQALELRKRLLGDNHPDVAISLNNLASLYSSQGRYAEAEPFFLQALLILEKSLGEHHPHTQTARKNLQRMRR
- a CDS encoding type II toxin-antitoxin system VapC family toxin, coding for MNQALLDTNILSYFLRGNPAVIEQLRIYRQHYSYLSFSIFTYYEIKSGLLYKDARQQQQQFERLAQISEVIPYDREISDIASQIYVNLRTKGQLITPIDLFIGATALYRNYTLITANIKHFQNIPNLNYENWYNG
- a CDS encoding peptidylprolyl isomerase, producing the protein MVQTVKITEEEILKQVKLSSMMTDVVKDIVNRKIIEDETQKLGITVDEKELQQAADKLRLMYQLYKAEDTWKWLKENHLTVDDFEEIVFNKALSSKLAVHLFNDKIEPYYYEHQLDYTGVIMYEVILNDEELALELFYALQEGEITFSEIAHQYIEDTELRRKGGYRGLVYRKDLKPEISATVFAAKPPQVIKPIVTSKGVHLILVEEIIQRQLDNPLRHIIANSLFNEWLEKHTQQVEII
- a CDS encoding nif11-class peptide radical SAM maturase 3, with the translated sequence MNYQRISYAVWEITLKCNLACQHCGSRAGHSRNKELSTEEALNLVQQLAEVGIKEVTLIGGEAFLRPDWLEIAKAISQAGMLCGMTTGGYGITLDTAQKMKEAGIKMVSVSMDGLETTHNYLRGKKDSWQWAFKTMSHLKQAGISFGCNTQINRLSAPEFPRIYETIRNAGALAWQIQLTVPMGRAADNSNILLQPYELLDVYPMIARVAQRAKREGVKIQAGNNIGYYGPYERLLRGGDDWSFWQGCGAGLSTLGIEADGAIKGCPSLPTTAYTGGNIRDYNLKTIIEETEELRFNLGAGTPKGTEHLWGFCKTCEFAELCRGGCSWTAHVFFDRRGNNPYCHYRALTQEKNGIRERVFLKRQADGNPFDNGEFQLIEEPINTPWPDNDSLHFTADKIQWPEDWAEETNMSLPLAVSNV